TTTCAGAAACATTGGGTCCTGAAAAAACCATGTCACTTTTATCCGAATACCATAGTTTTATGTTGGAGATTGTGTTCCAAAATCATGGAACCCTAGATAAATTCATTGGTGATGGGATGATGGTTACTTTTGGAACTCCGATTCCTTCCAATGAAGATGCAACCAACTCAATAAAAGCTGGAATCGCCATGATACAAGCATTAGCTGTCTGGAATCAAAAAAGAGAATCCAATGGAGAAAAACCAATCTCAATTCGAATTGGGATTCACTATGGTCTCGTGATTGTTGGAAATGTTGGAGTTGAAAAACGACTAGAATATACAGTGATCGGTGACACAGTCAATGCCGCAAGTCGACTAGAAGCTTTAGGTAAGGAACTAAAACGTAATTTTTTAATCTCTCGAGAATTATATGACCATACATCTTTAGAATTCAGACAGACATTGAAAATTAAAACAATGGGTACACTTTCATTACGTGGTAAGTCAAAAACTACCGAAATCCTAGCAATTGAGGTTTAAACATGATCCAAATTCCAAGTGATAAAGATATTGTGATCCTGACAAAATCTAAGTTTTTATCCCACGATGTTTCGGTAAAAGTTTTGAATACACAACAAACTATCTCTATGATCCAAGATTTTGATTTCGAAAACAATCAATTGTTTGTTGATTGTGATGAAGATTGTTTTTTAGAAATTGTACCCACCATAAAATTGTCCACCAAGCAATTGTTATGGGAAAATGGTAAATTATTACTCAGTCAGAATGAATTGGATACAATCTTAAACGCAATGCCATCCCTCTCTCCTTTTTTAGCCCAAGATATGACAGGAAAAGATTTGATGTTGGCTTGGGGCAAAACTGAAAGTTTGGTGAGTGCAATTGAATCAGGTTTTGGTACTTATTTTAGTCGTTCGCGGAATGGAAAATGGGTAAAAGGGGAAGAGTCAGGTCATTTACAAAACCTCAAACAGATTTACCTTCATTCAAATCCTTTTTTTGTGCAGTATATCGCCGATCAAGTGGGTGCAGCATGCCATACAGGTTATTATTCTTGTTTTTTTAGAGAACTTGGTCAGAATGAATCAGTCTCATTCGTCTATTCTAATAAAGTAGGAGAGTAATTTTGAATCGAATGATCCTCATTGTTATCGTAACCGTCGCTGTTTTATTCATCATTTTCCAATTGAAGAATGCTTCTGGAATGAACCAATCACAACTCAAAGAAAAAATTGATGCTGGTGCTCTAGTCGTCGACGTGAGAACTGTCGCTGAATTTAATTCCGGCCATTTCCCTACTGCGAAAAATATTCCAATTGATGAAGTATCCAAACGAGTCGATGAATTCGGTGATAAAAATCAAACTATTATCGTTTATTGTGCGTCAGGTGGTAGAAGTGGAAGTGCCAAATCCTTTTTAGAATCAATTGGATACAAACAAGTCATCAATGCTGGTGGTTTGTCGAATATGCCAAATCCTTAATTGGATCTGGCATCCTTTCCATTTTCTCTAGTTTTTTTTGTGAGATTTTTGAGAATAACACTACATACGTTTTCGTTTCATATAGAGTTGTAAACCAGTCACTGCTTCTTTTTTCACTTTGTTTCCAAGTGCTGGCCACCAACCGAGTAAATACCCAACGGGTCCCATCGCCATTCCTAACCACTTCCACATAGAAAATTGGTCTTTGTGTTGTATGATCTTACCATCTTTAAAGGTAAATTTTGCTTGGATTTTGTTTTGAACGAGTCGACCTGTTTTGCTAAAACTATAATCAGCTTCCCAATTCGCAGAACCTTCTGTATCATTTGCTTTGATATTTGAGAATCGAATGGTTAAATTTTGACTTTTTTCGAGTAACATGAGCCACATGGCCCCTGCTTCTTTACCCGATAATTTTCCAAAAGCAGGGTCTTCAAATTGAATCTCTGGATGGTAAAGGGACACCATGGTCTGTCCATCTTTGTTTTGGAAGGCAGTATAAAACTTTTGGATTAACTCTTCATTTGCGTTCATTGTGGAAAAGATTATGATTGATTTGAATGCCACATAGCAAGAAAAAAAGTCATGAAACGGATTCTTCTTTTTGCATTTGGAACAAGTTTTTTGCTCATTGGGCTCGTTGTTTTATTCCTTGCTGTTGGATATTTCCAAGAACCAAAATTTCACAAAGAAACAAGTGAGTGGTTGAAAGCGGAACCAGAGGACATTTGGAATTATATTACCGATATCAAAGACCTTCCCAATCGCAGAAAGGAAGTTGTGGCGGTCAAAATATTGGAATCAAAACCAGACGGTACTCCCACAAAATGGTTAGAAACACCAGATATGGGTGGGTACATGATTTTTGAACTCAAAGAAGTGATCCCAAATCGTAGGTGGAAGATTGAGCTAACGGAT
The sequence above is a segment of the Leptospira levettii genome. Coding sequences within it:
- a CDS encoding phosphoribosyl-AMP cyclohydrolase, giving the protein MIQIPSDKDIVILTKSKFLSHDVSVKVLNTQQTISMIQDFDFENNQLFVDCDEDCFLEIVPTIKLSTKQLLWENGKLLLSQNELDTILNAMPSLSPFLAQDMTGKDLMLAWGKTESLVSAIESGFGTYFSRSRNGKWVKGEESGHLQNLKQIYLHSNPFFVQYIADQVGAACHTGYYSCFFRELGQNESVSFVYSNKVGE
- a CDS encoding rhodanese-like domain-containing protein — translated: MNRMILIVIVTVAVLFIIFQLKNASGMNQSQLKEKIDAGALVVDVRTVAEFNSGHFPTAKNIPIDEVSKRVDEFGDKNQTIIVYCASGGRSGSAKSFLESIGYKQVINAGGLSNMPNP
- a CDS encoding nuclear transport factor 2 family protein, producing the protein MNANEELIQKFYTAFQNKDGQTMVSLYHPEIQFEDPAFGKLSGKEAGAMWLMLLEKSQNLTIRFSNIKANDTEGSANWEADYSFSKTGRLVQNKIQAKFTFKDGKIIQHKDQFSMWKWLGMAMGPVGYLLGWWPALGNKVKKEAVTGLQLYMKRKRM
- a CDS encoding SRPBCC family protein, encoding MKRILLFAFGTSFLLIGLVVLFLAVGYFQEPKFHKETSEWLKAEPEDIWNYITDIKDLPNRRKEVVAVKILESKPDGTPTKWLETPDMGGYMIFELKEVIPNRRWKIELTDASFKMRGSWTYLLEPKIPGTLVTVIEDSEITSVPVRGAYVLAGRDATLLKEMELIRNRFSGR